One part of the Pandoraea faecigallinarum genome encodes these proteins:
- the ahcY gene encoding adenosylhomocysteinase: MNAVVDSKFSDFHVADIKLADWGRKELTIAEREMPGLMATRAEFSASQPLKGARIAGSLHMTIQTGVLIETLVALGAEVRWASCNIFSTQDHAAAAIAAAGIPVFAFKGESLDEYWEYSHRIFEWPNGQFANMILDDGGDATLLLILGSKAEKDISVVGNPTNEEEVALYASIKRHLEVDPQWYSKRLSQIKGVTEETTTGVHRLYQMEKDGTLPFPAINVNDSVTKSKFDNLYGCRESLVDGIKRATDVMIAGKIALVAGYGDVGKGCAQSLRGLGATVWVTEIDPICALQAAMEGYRVVTMEYAADKADIFVTATGNFHVIDHDHMAAMKHQAIVCNIGHFDSEINVASTRKYQWENIKPQVDHIIFPDGKRIILLAEGRLVNLGCATGHPSFVMSNSFTNQTLAQIELFVHGAKYKNSVYVLPKHLDEKVARLHLGRIGAELTVLTDDQAKYISVDKNGPFKPAHYRY, translated from the coding sequence ATGAACGCCGTAGTCGATTCGAAATTCTCCGATTTCCACGTTGCCGATATCAAGCTGGCCGACTGGGGCCGCAAAGAGCTGACCATCGCCGAGCGCGAAATGCCGGGTCTGATGGCCACGCGCGCCGAGTTCAGCGCCAGCCAGCCGCTCAAGGGCGCTCGCATCGCCGGTTCGCTGCACATGACCATTCAGACGGGCGTGCTCATCGAAACGCTGGTCGCGCTGGGCGCCGAAGTGCGCTGGGCCTCGTGCAACATTTTCTCGACGCAGGACCACGCCGCCGCCGCGATTGCCGCCGCGGGCATTCCGGTGTTCGCCTTCAAGGGCGAGTCGCTCGACGAGTACTGGGAATACAGCCACCGCATCTTCGAATGGCCGAACGGCCAGTTCGCCAACATGATTCTCGACGATGGCGGCGATGCCACGCTGCTGCTGATTCTCGGCAGCAAGGCCGAGAAGGACATCTCGGTCGTGGGCAACCCGACCAACGAAGAAGAAGTCGCGCTGTACGCTTCGATCAAGCGCCACCTCGAAGTCGACCCGCAGTGGTACAGCAAGCGCCTGTCGCAAATCAAGGGTGTGACCGAAGAGACCACCACCGGCGTGCACCGTCTGTATCAGATGGAAAAGGACGGCACGCTGCCGTTCCCGGCCATCAACGTGAACGATTCGGTGACCAAGTCGAAGTTCGACAACCTGTACGGCTGCCGCGAATCGCTGGTCGACGGTATCAAGCGCGCGACCGATGTGATGATCGCCGGCAAGATCGCGCTCGTGGCCGGTTACGGTGACGTGGGCAAGGGCTGCGCGCAAAGCCTGCGCGGTCTCGGTGCGACGGTGTGGGTCACGGAAATCGATCCGATCTGCGCACTGCAAGCCGCCATGGAAGGTTACCGTGTCGTGACGATGGAATACGCGGCCGACAAGGCCGACATCTTCGTGACGGCCACCGGCAACTTCCACGTGATCGATCACGACCACATGGCCGCGATGAAGCATCAGGCCATCGTGTGCAACATCGGTCACTTCGACTCGGAAATCAATGTGGCGTCCACCCGCAAGTACCAGTGGGAAAACATCAAGCCGCAGGTCGATCACATCATCTTCCCGGACGGCAAGCGCATCATCCTGCTGGCGGAAGGCCGTCTCGTGAACCTGGGCTGCGCCACGGGCCACCCGTCGTTCGTGATGAGCAACTCGTTCACCAACCAGACGCTCGCACAGATCGAACTGTTCGTGCACGGCGCCAAGTACAAGAACAGCGTGTACGTGCTGCCGAAGCACCTGGACGAGAAGGTGGCGCGTCTGCATCTGGGCCGTATCGGTGCCGAACTGACCGTGCTGACCGACGATCAGGCGAAGTACATCAGCGTGGACAAGAACGGTCCGTTCAAGCCGGCGCACTACCGTTATTGA
- a CDS encoding CidA/LrgA family protein yields the protein MTQMIASRVYRRSKAILGVLWQIALLTGIYLAADAASRHFHLPLPGGVLGLLVVVALLMSGVLKTEKIKRGADWFLAEMILFFVPLVAAVMQYSDLLRKEGLQLLAVIGVGTALVMISTALAVDFACRTERRLKRALVRIPARRAHGHDAR from the coding sequence ATGACCCAGATGATCGCCAGCCGTGTCTATCGCCGCAGCAAGGCCATTCTCGGCGTGCTTTGGCAGATTGCGCTCCTCACCGGGATTTATCTGGCAGCCGATGCTGCGTCGCGTCATTTTCATCTGCCCCTGCCGGGCGGCGTTCTCGGCCTGCTCGTCGTCGTGGCGCTGCTCATGAGCGGCGTGCTGAAGACGGAGAAAATCAAGCGCGGCGCCGACTGGTTCCTGGCGGAGATGATTCTCTTCTTCGTGCCGCTGGTTGCCGCGGTCATGCAATACAGCGACCTGCTGCGCAAGGAAGGCTTGCAACTGCTCGCCGTGATCGGCGTGGGTACCGCGCTCGTCATGATCTCGACGGCGCTGGCTGTCGACTTCGCCTGCCGCACGGAGCGTCGTCTCAAGCGCGCGCTGGTTCGCATTCCGGCCCGTCGCGCGCATGGGCACGATGCCCGCTGA
- a CDS encoding LysR family transcriptional regulator, giving the protein MELRALRGFVEVVRQQSFTAAAEALFVTQPTVSKMVKALEDELGTPLMLREERGMGRRLQLTDAGRVVFERGQDVLAAHARLQQELADLETVSRGELSIGIPPLGGDLFIPVIGAFHQHYPDIEMKLFETGSRAIQQALLAGEIELGAVLLPVDPTVLDVLPVCHYQLRLIAPRDSRWEGRASVGLGELRDEPFVFYGEGFALSEFVIAACRRAGFTPKIAGRSSQWDFIASMVDNGVGIALLPEPFCARLDPKRFVITDVRDPEIPWDLAMAWRRDSYLSHAARRWLALARDILGPGGDGEAKAAIAGGARRT; this is encoded by the coding sequence ATGGAACTGCGTGCGTTGCGAGGATTTGTGGAAGTGGTGCGGCAGCAGAGCTTCACGGCGGCGGCCGAAGCGCTGTTCGTCACGCAGCCGACCGTCAGCAAGATGGTCAAGGCGCTGGAAGACGAGCTGGGCACACCGCTGATGTTGCGCGAGGAACGCGGCATGGGCCGGCGGCTTCAGTTGACCGATGCCGGACGCGTTGTCTTCGAGCGCGGGCAGGACGTGCTTGCGGCGCACGCCCGCTTGCAGCAGGAGCTGGCGGATCTGGAGACTGTCTCGCGCGGCGAATTGTCGATCGGCATTCCGCCGTTGGGCGGCGATCTGTTCATCCCGGTGATCGGCGCGTTCCACCAGCACTATCCGGACATCGAGATGAAGCTGTTCGAGACCGGCTCGCGCGCCATTCAGCAGGCGTTGCTCGCCGGCGAGATCGAGCTGGGCGCGGTGTTGCTGCCGGTCGACCCGACGGTGCTCGACGTGCTGCCGGTGTGCCATTACCAGCTGCGTCTGATCGCCCCGCGGGACTCCCGCTGGGAGGGCCGCGCGTCCGTCGGTCTTGGCGAATTGCGCGACGAGCCTTTCGTCTTCTACGGGGAAGGGTTTGCGTTGTCGGAGTTCGTGATTGCCGCCTGTCGGCGCGCGGGTTTCACGCCCAAGATCGCCGGACGCTCGAGCCAGTGGGACTTCATTGCGTCGATGGTGGACAACGGCGTGGGCATCGCGCTGCTGCCCGAGCCGTTCTGCGCGCGGCTCGATCCGAAGCGTTTCGTCATCACGGACGTGCGCGACCCGGAGATTCCGTGGGATCTGGCAATGGCCTGGCGGCGCGACTCCTATTTGTCGCACGCAGCGCGACGCTGGCTCGCGCTCGCGCGCGACATCCTCGGCCCCGGCGGCGATGGCGAGGCGAAGGCAGCCATTGCGGGCGGGGCGCGCAGAACCTGA
- a CDS encoding AmpG family muropeptide MFS transporter, with the protein MTDLLRPDDGRVFHPTRMLICVILGFTSGLPLFILLNLVQAWLRSEHVDLKSIGLFALIQFPYTWKFLWAPLMDRFAPNLLGWKPGRRRGWMFVTQLLVAGAVAVMGTYSPQRDLMTIAALAAALAFFSASLDICLDAYRRELLSDREQGLGTAMHVNAYKVAGLVPGSLALILADHLPWSQVFFATAAFMLPGIVMTLVVKEPEIRGTPPKTLREAVVEPFHEFVTRGGWSQAMLVLAFIFLYKLGDSMATSLATSFYLDLGFTKTQIGVVAKATSLWASVAGGIIGGIWLIKLGINRGLWVFGVLQLVSVLGFAWLAEAGPVVAGLGAVIAFEAFTAGLGTAAFTAYIARTTDPRYTATQFALFTSLASVPRTFANAGTGYIVDGVGWLMFFLICTALAVPGMLLLPKVAPWGADDGGGDGVPAAGGAR; encoded by the coding sequence ATGACCGATTTGCTGCGGCCCGACGACGGGCGCGTCTTTCACCCCACGCGGATGCTCATCTGCGTGATTCTCGGTTTCACCTCGGGTCTGCCGCTATTCATCCTGCTCAATCTCGTGCAGGCATGGTTGCGCAGCGAGCACGTCGATCTCAAGTCGATCGGCCTGTTCGCCCTGATCCAGTTTCCCTATACATGGAAGTTCCTGTGGGCGCCGCTCATGGATCGCTTCGCCCCCAACTTGCTGGGCTGGAAGCCGGGGCGCCGTCGCGGCTGGATGTTCGTGACCCAGTTGCTGGTCGCCGGCGCGGTGGCCGTCATGGGGACGTACTCGCCGCAGCGCGACCTGATGACGATTGCCGCGCTGGCAGCGGCGCTCGCGTTCTTCAGTGCGAGTCTCGATATTTGTCTGGATGCCTATCGGCGTGAATTGCTGTCCGACCGCGAGCAGGGCCTGGGCACGGCGATGCACGTGAACGCCTACAAGGTGGCGGGACTGGTGCCGGGCTCGCTCGCACTCATCCTGGCCGATCACCTGCCATGGTCGCAAGTGTTCTTCGCGACCGCGGCGTTCATGCTGCCCGGTATCGTGATGACGCTGGTGGTGAAGGAGCCGGAGATTCGCGGCACGCCGCCGAAGACGCTGCGCGAGGCGGTGGTCGAGCCATTCCACGAGTTCGTGACGCGCGGGGGCTGGTCGCAGGCGATGCTGGTGCTGGCGTTCATCTTTCTGTACAAGCTGGGCGATTCGATGGCGACATCGCTCGCCACGTCGTTCTATCTGGATCTCGGATTTACGAAGACGCAGATCGGCGTGGTGGCAAAGGCGACGAGCCTGTGGGCGAGCGTGGCGGGCGGGATCATCGGCGGCATCTGGCTGATAAAGCTGGGCATCAACCGCGGATTGTGGGTGTTCGGCGTACTGCAACTGGTGTCGGTGCTGGGCTTCGCCTGGCTGGCGGAAGCCGGGCCGGTGGTCGCGGGCCTCGGCGCGGTAATCGCGTTCGAGGCGTTCACGGCGGGGCTGGGTACGGCGGCGTTCACGGCGTACATTGCGCGCACTACGGACCCGCGCTACACGGCGACCCAGTTCGCGTTGTTCACGAGTCTGGCGTCGGTGCCGCGCACGTTCGCGAATGCGGGCACGGGCTACATCGTGGACGGCGTCGGCTGGCTGATGTTCTTTCTGATTTGTACGGCGCTTGCGGTGCCCGGCATGCTGCTTCTGCCCAAAGTCGCGCCGTGGGGTGCAGACGACGGCGGCGGCGACGGCGTGCCTGCGGCGGGCGGCGCACGCTGA
- a CDS encoding LrgB family protein produces MNHTALLLLVLTVFFYYVSKRLYARFGKVWLGPAILAPVLVIGVMIGGDISYTTYIADSRWLVWLLGPTTIAFAVPIYEHRDIIRRHAFALTFGVLVAMVVAVGSSYVLARLFELPPEMARSLLARSISTPFALAVSDQLGGSRDLVGLFVIITGLIGMLLGEALLSWLPLRTRMARGAPFGAGAHGFGTAKARQIGGEEGVVASLVMMINGVLMVLAAPLIAHLPI; encoded by the coding sequence ATGAATCATACGGCGCTCCTGCTGCTCGTTCTCACCGTCTTCTTCTACTACGTGTCCAAGCGCCTGTACGCGCGCTTCGGCAAGGTGTGGCTCGGTCCGGCGATTCTCGCGCCGGTCCTGGTCATCGGCGTGATGATCGGCGGCGACATTTCCTATACGACGTACATCGCCGACTCGCGCTGGCTCGTGTGGCTGCTCGGTCCGACGACGATCGCCTTCGCGGTGCCGATTTACGAGCATCGCGACATCATCCGGCGCCACGCTTTCGCACTGACGTTCGGTGTGCTGGTGGCGATGGTCGTGGCCGTAGGCAGTTCGTACGTGCTCGCCCGCCTGTTCGAACTGCCGCCGGAGATGGCACGCAGCCTGCTCGCGCGTTCCATCTCGACGCCGTTCGCGCTGGCCGTCTCCGACCAGCTTGGCGGCTCGCGCGACCTGGTGGGACTCTTCGTCATCATTACGGGCCTGATCGGCATGCTGCTCGGCGAGGCGTTGCTGTCGTGGCTGCCGCTGCGCACCCGCATGGCGCGCGGCGCACCGTTCGGCGCGGGCGCCCATGGTTTCGGCACGGCCAAGGCGCGCCAGATCGGAGGCGAGGAGGGCGTGGTGGCCAGCCTTGTCATGATGATCAACGGCGTGCTCATGGTGCTCGCCGCCCCGTTGATCGCGCATCTGCCGATCTGA
- the metX gene encoding homoserine O-succinyltransferase MetX produces the protein MESSIGIVTPQRMHFAEPLALQNGSTLAGYDLMVETYGELNADRSNAVLVCHALNASHHVAGIAADNPKDIGWWDNMVGPGKPLDTHRFFVIGVNNLGSCFGSTGPMSLDETTGTPYGARFPVVTVEDWVNAQARVADAFGIRKFAAVMGGSLGGMQALAWSIMYPERVGHCLVIASTPKLSAQNIAFNEVARSAILSDPDFHGGDYYAHGVVPRRGLRVARMIGHITYLSDEDMATKFGRALRRAEALADGVKSGTGNGNAQDDGYRFSFDVEFEVESYLRYQGDKFAEYFDANTYLLITRALDYFDPARTVGGDLAKALSHTSAKYLIVSFTTDWRFAPTRSREIVKALLDTRRTVSYAEIDAPHGHDAFLLTDARYHNLVRAYYERIAQEVGV, from the coding sequence ATGGAATCTTCAATCGGAATCGTCACGCCGCAGCGGATGCATTTCGCTGAGCCGCTGGCACTGCAAAACGGCAGCACCCTCGCCGGTTACGATCTCATGGTCGAGACCTATGGCGAGTTGAATGCTGACCGGAGCAACGCCGTGCTCGTATGTCACGCGCTCAATGCCTCGCATCACGTGGCGGGCATCGCCGCCGACAACCCAAAGGACATCGGCTGGTGGGACAACATGGTCGGGCCAGGCAAGCCGCTCGACACCCATCGCTTCTTCGTCATCGGTGTGAACAATCTCGGCTCGTGCTTCGGCTCGACGGGGCCGATGAGTCTCGACGAGACGACCGGCACGCCGTACGGCGCGCGCTTTCCTGTCGTGACGGTCGAAGACTGGGTCAATGCACAGGCGCGCGTGGCGGACGCTTTCGGCATTCGCAAATTCGCCGCCGTGATGGGCGGCAGCCTCGGCGGCATGCAGGCGCTCGCGTGGAGCATCATGTACCCGGAGCGCGTGGGACACTGTCTGGTGATCGCGTCCACACCGAAGCTCTCTGCCCAGAACATTGCATTCAACGAAGTGGCGCGCTCGGCGATCCTCTCCGACCCGGACTTCCACGGCGGCGACTACTACGCGCACGGTGTCGTGCCGCGTCGCGGCCTGCGCGTGGCGCGCATGATCGGCCATATCACGTATCTGTCCGATGAGGACATGGCGACCAAGTTCGGCCGCGCGTTGCGTCGCGCCGAGGCACTGGCCGACGGCGTGAAGTCCGGCACCGGCAACGGAAACGCTCAGGACGACGGCTATCGGTTCAGCTTCGACGTGGAGTTCGAAGTCGAGTCGTATCTGCGCTATCAGGGCGACAAGTTCGCCGAGTACTTCGACGCGAACACCTACCTGCTGATCACGCGTGCGCTCGATTACTTCGATCCGGCACGCACCGTCGGCGGCGATCTGGCGAAGGCGTTGTCGCACACGTCGGCCAAGTACCTGATCGTGTCGTTCACGACCGACTGGCGGTTCGCACCAACGCGCTCGCGGGAGATCGTCAAGGCGTTGCTCGATACGCGTCGCACCGTGAGTTACGCCGAGATCGACGCGCCTCACGGCCACGACGCCTTTCTGCTAACCGATGCGCGCTATCACAATCTGGTGCGCGCTTACTACGAACGTATCGCCCAGGAGGTCGGGGTATGA
- the slmA gene encoding nucleoid occlusion factor SlmA, which produces MQQENSSNGAGYGTADALEAAPAPVKTTRPKPGERRVQVLQTLAAMLETPKGEKITTAALAARLDVSEAALYRHFASKAQMFEGLIEFIEQTIFGLINQISAQDQDGVSQARAIVLMLLGFAEKNPGMTRVLTGEALVGEHERLQERMNQLLDRIEASLRQVLRLAAAQGTLPETFDANSRANLLVSYVLGRWHRFAKSGFKRSPAEGAEPQVAALLR; this is translated from the coding sequence ATGCAGCAGGAAAATTCTTCGAACGGCGCCGGGTACGGCACCGCCGATGCGCTGGAGGCCGCGCCAGCGCCGGTGAAGACCACCCGCCCCAAGCCGGGCGAGCGCCGCGTGCAGGTATTGCAGACCCTTGCCGCCATGCTTGAGACGCCCAAGGGCGAGAAGATCACCACGGCCGCGCTCGCCGCGCGTCTCGATGTCTCCGAAGCGGCGCTCTATCGTCACTTCGCGAGCAAGGCCCAGATGTTCGAAGGCCTGATCGAATTCATCGAACAGACCATCTTCGGTCTGATCAACCAGATCTCCGCACAGGATCAGGACGGCGTGTCGCAAGCGCGCGCCATTGTGCTGATGCTGCTCGGTTTCGCCGAGAAGAACCCCGGCATGACGCGCGTGCTGACCGGCGAAGCGCTGGTCGGCGAACACGAACGTTTGCAAGAGCGCATGAACCAGTTGCTCGACCGCATCGAGGCGTCGCTGCGCCAGGTGCTGCGTCTGGCCGCCGCGCAGGGCACGCTGCCCGAGACGTTCGACGCCAACTCGCGCGCGAACCTGCTCGTGTCTTACGTTCTGGGCCGCTGGCACCGTTTTGCCAAGAGCGGCTTCAAGCGCTCGCCGGCCGAAGGCGCCGAGCCGCAAGTCGCGGCCCTGCTGCGCTGA
- a CDS encoding exodeoxyribonuclease III produces MRIITANLNGVRSAAKKGFFEWFGNQDADILCVQEIKAQLPDMTPDFLKPHDYQGYFHYAQKKGYSGAGVYVRREPDDIVIGWNNAEFDAEGRYVEVRYGNLSVISVYIPSGSSGEERQAAKFRFMADFMPHLLALKAAGREVVLCGDVNIAHKEIDIKNWKGNLKNSGFLPEERAWLTQLFDDHGYVDVFRTLDQRPEQYTWWSNRGQAYAKNVGWRIDYQIATPGIAGKAKTTSVFRDIKFSDHAPLTVDYDHTL; encoded by the coding sequence ATGCGCATCATTACCGCGAATCTGAACGGCGTGCGATCGGCCGCCAAGAAGGGCTTCTTCGAGTGGTTCGGCAATCAGGACGCCGACATCCTGTGCGTACAGGAGATCAAGGCCCAGTTGCCCGACATGACGCCGGACTTCCTCAAGCCGCACGACTATCAGGGCTATTTCCACTACGCGCAGAAGAAGGGCTACAGCGGCGCGGGCGTATATGTGCGCCGCGAGCCGGACGACATCGTCATCGGCTGGAACAATGCCGAATTCGACGCCGAAGGTCGCTACGTCGAAGTGCGTTACGGCAACCTGTCGGTGATCTCGGTGTACATCCCGTCGGGGTCGAGCGGCGAGGAACGTCAGGCGGCGAAGTTCCGCTTCATGGCGGACTTCATGCCGCATCTGCTGGCGCTCAAGGCCGCAGGGCGCGAGGTCGTACTGTGCGGCGACGTGAACATCGCGCACAAGGAAATCGACATCAAGAACTGGAAGGGCAACCTGAAGAACTCGGGCTTCCTGCCGGAAGAGCGCGCGTGGCTCACGCAACTGTTCGACGACCACGGCTATGTGGACGTTTTCCGCACGCTGGATCAGCGCCCGGAACAGTACACATGGTGGAGCAATCGCGGTCAGGCGTATGCGAAGAACGTCGGGTGGCGCATCGACTACCAGATCGCCACGCCGGGCATCGCGGGCAAGGCAAAGACAACCTCGGTATTCCGCGACATCAAGTTCAGCGATCACGCGCCGCTGACGGTGGACTACGACCACACGCTGTAA
- the metW gene encoding methionine biosynthesis protein MetW — MSQFTHPSGSPSTSAQAAQLAASRHRISASLADRPDFRVIARWIEPSSQVLDLGCSDGSLLRLLTDELDVSGYGIEIDDAGVLASAQRGINVIQQNMEDGLKLFEDQSFDTVILSQTLQTIHRTADILRETVRVGREAIVSFPNFGYWPHRLSVLQGRMPVSKSLPFQWHNTPNVRVLTIKDFEALAPDVGVKILDRAVLHNGRLVSVGANWRGSLAVYRVKRS; from the coding sequence ATGAGCCAGTTCACCCACCCATCCGGCAGCCCGTCCACCAGCGCGCAGGCGGCACAACTGGCGGCGTCGCGCCATCGCATTTCGGCGTCGCTCGCGGATCGCCCGGATTTCCGTGTCATTGCGCGATGGATCGAACCGTCGTCGCAGGTGCTGGATCTGGGGTGTAGCGACGGCTCCTTGCTGCGTCTGCTCACCGACGAGCTTGACGTGAGCGGTTACGGCATCGAGATCGACGATGCCGGTGTGCTCGCCTCCGCGCAGCGCGGCATCAATGTCATTCAGCAGAATATGGAAGACGGGCTGAAGCTCTTCGAAGACCAGAGCTTCGACACCGTCATCCTGTCGCAAACGTTGCAGACGATCCATCGTACGGCGGACATTTTGCGCGAGACGGTGCGCGTCGGGCGTGAAGCCATCGTCTCGTTCCCAAATTTCGGTTACTGGCCGCATCGCCTGTCGGTGTTGCAGGGGCGCATGCCGGTGTCGAAGAGCCTGCCGTTCCAGTGGCACAACACGCCGAACGTGCGCGTGCTGACGATCAAGGATTTCGAGGCGCTGGCGCCGGACGTCGGCGTGAAGATTCTGGATCGCGCGGTGTTGCATAACGGACGACTCGTGTCGGTGGGCGCGAACTGGCGTGGTAGTCTTGCGGTCTATCGCGTCAAGCGTTCCTGA